The Rosa chinensis cultivar Old Blush chromosome 7, RchiOBHm-V2, whole genome shotgun sequence DNA segment CTTGAGACTTCCTCCTCATGTGCACgtcatatgatcttcttgagacttctagatattTCATGAACGTTCCAAAGTACTCCTAGtgcgagtagaactccatatgcaagtaggtttcctagttgaatacaaacttcttttctgcaatacttctacactcttccggaaccttcttgagtaatccttatctaacagggactccttgtcacactaatattccttatctgagtagaattgggtttccttctCCAAgaagaacttctaatttccgcgacttaagagtttgaatccaagtcagcttctgattcctactccaactaggattccttttcctagtcaaactgggagaacttccatttcttcattttctttccatttctgcgccacttatGCTTCCTttgccatttttggactttgagactccatttacacctgcaaaacactaactaagttaaattgatcaagttaaaggaaataacttagcaaaatatagggtttaaacattataaacgtcgcattttatgctcctatcacctctAGTTTTTAGGTTTTCACAACCTTCAAGGAGCTTTGCCATGCCATTCTCTTCCATTGATGTGATCTTCACTTGTTGCGACTGTGTCTACATTCCATCACGACTTATTGAAGATGCATAAGTTTTGAACACAGGTACGTACGTAGGAGTAAATTTTATAGTTGTCTATTGTTTCCTTTGTGAAGTTGTCATCTCCTTTCTAACATCATATGTTCATAGCGTTGTTCACAGACCCATGTCATTATAATTGACTGCTGTGCCGAAGGCTATTTCATTTGCTAACGATTATTGACCACTTCTTGGTAATGTGGACTAGAATTTCATATGCATAATTGGGTAATACGGACTGCATTGAATGATGAATTGAAACTGCATAGGCGTCACCCCTAATTTTTTATATTGGGCAATGTCAGATTATTCCACGGCTTCATATTTATTCATACATTGTTTTAGCGAATGTAAGTGTGATTGTTGGTTATTTGTTCTAATTGTTAGTTGCAAAACCCCAAGAAAGGGAGTTTGATATAGACGACTACGAACAAGACCACGCTAATTATCATGTGTTGGGTGAAGATGGAAACTGTAATAGCAGGGTGGAGGACTACATTAATTTGATGGGTTATCGTATTAGAAGTTGCAGAACGTAGACATGGTTGGCAAATCTTTCACTACTCTGGAAGAAGCTGATATGTTTTTTATTACGATTATGCTCACACCATTGGGTTTAGTGTTCGGAAGGATGTAATGCGAAAGTCGACAAAGAACGAGGTCATTTCAGAGAGGCAATAGTGTTGTTCTGGCAAGGAAAAAAGACGGAAGCAGCAGAACAATGTTACCGTACCACTAAAGCGCAGTCCCTCAAAGACCACCCAAACTGAGTGTCTTGTTTGGCTCCGTGTGGTATACTGTCCCCTAATGATGAGATACAAAGTCACAAGGTTCGAAGCAGAACACAATCACAAGTTGATACCAAAAACATATTCCCATTTGTTGCGGTCACGTGGTAATTGTAAGTTGTCATATGTGGCCTATGTAATGGCCCTTTGAAATGTATGCGTTCGAACATGCCACACTTACGAATATATGGTGGACCAAGCAGAGGGTTATGTGAATGTTGGATTTAGGGGAAAGGATCTGTACAATAAGCTGGACGCCACACGTAGGGAAATTATGTTTGAGGGCGACACTAGAGCTGCTCTTGCATGCTTGAATGGCAAAGGTGATAGGGATCAGAGGTTCTTCTGCAAATTTAGTGCTGATGAGGAGAACTGCTTGTGCAACCTTTTTTGGAGAGACTCCACAACCTTGATTAAGTATGGTTGTTTTGGAGATGTGTTTTTATTCGACAACACATACAACACAAATTGTTATGAGAAGCCGCTGGTTCTGTTTGTCGGATGTAGCAACCACCTCACCAGCGTTGTTTTTGGATGTGCTCTATTGATGGACGAGAATATTAAGTCATATACATGGGTGTTAGGGACCTTCCTGTCATCCATGGATGGGAAGAAACCAAAATCAGTCCTAGCTAATGGTGATCAGGCAATGTGATCTGCATTAGACAAGGTCCTACCCAAATGTCCCCACCGCTTATGTTCTTGGCACATCAGCAAGAATGTTACTGCCAACAATAAATGCCCCAAACTTTCAAAATCATTTCGGAGGTTGATGTGGGATCAACTAACTCCGGACCAGTTTGAGAAAAGGTGGGCTAGCATGATAAAGGAACATTCTTCTTCAAATGTTGGTTGGTTTGCCTCAATGTATGACAAGCGTGAAAGATGGGCAGAAACATATTgtcgaggtttttttttttgctaaaatGAGGAGCACCCAACGTTGTAAGGACATGAATAGGTATGTGAAGGATTACTTGAAGCGAGGAATAAAGTTGGTAGAGTTGGTGCCAGCCATTTGTAGATCAACACATTGCAGGCTTAGAAACAGGTTGAAGGAGTTGGATTATGACTCTATCAATTTAAGCCATGTGCTGGCCAAGCAGCTGAGGGAGTTGGAGGAGCATGCTGCCAAGTGCCAACCGTTATAGTGACAATGTATTCTATCTTGTAaggaaagaaattaaaagagtTGGAGGGCTGGTTATAGAGAAATCTGTTTAACGTCACGGCAGTCGTATCTATTCTATCTCGAAGCACAGCAGGCCTAACCGGAAATACACTGTACTGTACTTCCACGATGACAAAGATGGACCAATAAAGTGTTCCTGTAGGAAGATCGATTATGATGGCATCCCATGCATGTTGTTATGTCATGACACGTTCATGACATGATAAACATAAAAGTTCTGATCTTGTTTAGAATAAATAGAGTTTATGTATTGAAGGAGCTATGGTAGCtttgtgttttttgtttgtttttctcatTCTCTAGAAAACAAATTGTAATGAATATTATTTTATGAGCCTAGTCTTTGGTTTTGCTCATGATAGTAGAATTAAGGAGGGAATCAAAGAAACCAGCAAGGGAAAAAACAAACCTCCTTAAAAGAATTTTAAGAAGGGTAAAAAATTACATGCTTGAGTATGACCCAAGGTGAAAATAGGCAATAGCTTAGAACTAATTAAGCTGCCTAGTGTCTATAATATAACATAATCAGACAAAATTGTTCATAGCTTGTCTTGTGCCAAATCCTCTTATGCTTCATGGCTCTACCTGTAGGAGTTGAACTTTATAGAGAAGATTAACTACTTATAAGAGCTTTGCTAGCATCAATGGATGATTGACAACTGTTGACTAATATGGTAAAAAAAGATTTGTCAGCTCGTAAAAACTCGAATTTGAATGGTAGACTTGAAggtataaaaggaaaaatacaaGATTAATAATACTGTTAGCATTGTAAACCCCAAGATAACTCTTGGATGGAGCTCAGAGGCGCATTAAGCAAGGTCGTCCTCAAAATTAGCAATGGAGCTTCCAATTAATTAGGTCATTAGTATGGGAAACTAGTGCTCAATGAGTTGTGCTTGTCTGTGAAATGTTTGTTACAAATTcacatttactatatactaaagcgcTTGCACTATTCATTTTACTGTTTATCTTGGGGTGAGAAATGACTCTTTTGCCCTCTGTTTTCCCTCAACTTACGGTGTTGCCATCGTCCTACAAATATCTGTTTTCAGTTGTTCGGAAGCCTCTACTTACTCCGACCTCAACCTTGGACTGTATCTCTTTCTTCGGGAAGCATCTGTTTACACCGACCTCTACTGTTACACCCAAATCGTTGATCCCAATCGTGCCACTACTGATTCCTCCATGTCTTCTACAGCCATATAAACGACATTCAGAGAGTTAGGTTCGTTGCTTTTCGTCTGTGAtttggatttgctttctttctttctgctcaTAATCTCCTCTAATTTCAAGTACCCAATACAATTTCTTTAGGAATTCACTCTTTGTGGCCCTATACTATCAGTTTTGAACAAGCGAACTCATCTTCGGGTTTGTTTTGGCTTATTCAGTGCATTGTCCATGCACAATTTCTCATTCTCTCTGATCTTATTCCCGGACAGTGAAAAGCAGAAAGAAAGCGGccgagagaaaaagagaaagagaggataCGTATCGGTGCAACCCAGTTACAACTGATTGTTACATCAATGTTTTCCTCCATGATCGAGAGATAGAGTCGTCGTTTGGAGGAGTTTTGATGGTGCAACCTAGGTATTATTGTAGGCTCTTTCTCaccaatttcttttttgggggtttttataattttttttttttttttttggcatcaGACGGAGCTTTGTTGCTTGCGATTTGTGAATTTGGATTTTGATCAAGGTAATTGTGGTCAGATCATCGATGCTTTGCTTTTGTTCCTTTTCTCTAGTTGCTTTTGATTAGGGTAATTAGGTGGGCGGGTTATGGGTTTTTACTTTATGCATGTTATTTTTTTGTGCAGGAATAGATTCGGCAAAGAAGACCTCATTTGGTAAGTGTTCTTGCTGTCTAGACTTTTGTTGAATTTAGCATGAGAATTGTCGGAGAAATCATGCTCAAGTTTAAATCTTTAGAAATTTTTTGATAAGGTTTGTTTTTCTGAGAACTCTAGAGGATTAATTTCTTTGAAGTTGTAAGTTTTGAACTTTTTAGTACAATTTTAAAGCCATGGCCACAGAGTAGAGTAGAAAACTAAAATGAGCTGGTCTGCTGGTGTGAGATTATATGCTGTTGAGGAACTCTTCTTATGCTTAAAAGATGGTATATGAAACAGGGTTATTGCTCTATGGGTTTGACGATCTCACAAATCAATCTTTACCTTTGAAgtattttaattaaattaagtcTGGATTTTCTAGAGTTATCTGTATGGGATTTTGTATCTATTCAGAAAAGAATCATAAGCACTTACTAATCCAATTCATAGAAGCTTTGAAGCTTACTGCACCTTTGTTTTGTTCAGTTTCCATTTCTTTGAAAATACATTGACTACAAATGAATCTGTAACTTGATGACTCCATCTGTGTTTGTTTGTCTAAATTCTGTGCTGCAATGTATAGATCTTCACAACCTCGACCATGTGCTTAAGAAGTGTATACTGATACTCattcttgatttgattttctGAGTTCTGCTAATCTTTGGCAACTGATTTATGTAGAAGAATTGAAATAGAGAAAGACTTGCAGCGTATGAATTTGGTGATTATTCAACATTTAGAGGTCCAACGGATCCATGTTTTATTACTGATTTAGAAATCAATTTGCTGTCTTTGAATTCTATTTAACAGTTAATCTTAATTCATAACCAGTAGAGAAATTGGACTTATTACAAATTTAAACGGTTTATTTTTGTATCTAGGACTAATTAAGCTTATGCTTTATCTACTGTTTGGCTAACTTTGAAGAATCAatttttgtcaattttgatGAGATTTGATTAAATGGATCAAATATTTTTGTATGTTTGATATGGTTATTAGTTCATGATCATCGTGAAACAAGTAGcatattgttttctttgttgtttgaatATAGCAGTACGTATGTCCTTCTGAAGGGAGAGCACATAtaactttaatatatttggGGGTAGGGGGCTTGGGATTTTAACACTACCAGTTGAGAACTGAATGTGGTAACAGCGATGGGTAGGGTTCTTATAGCAGTTGAGTATGGATATTTTGTATGCCTAATGTTTTTCATAGAATTCTTTTCTCTTATGGAATTTGATCCATAATGTGGATAATCATATGCTTTTCAAAGCTGTGTTGCCCTTTTTTTAAACTCCCTTGTGATACTTATATATGCAGTCATTATATCCTCATTATATGTTTAAGAGTGTTCTGGTAATTTGAAAAACTACAAAAGTAGCTTTTGGGTGTTCggacattatttttttttactgtttatCTATATCTGTTTCAAATTGCATTTTTGTGCAGATAGTATACACACATAATACCTTGGTTGTGGACCCAATTCTGTTGTTAATTCTTAGAGATATATGTATGATCATTGATCAATGTAATTTACCATTGTATATTTTGCTTTCTGCGGAAAGGAACATTGGCCAAAACTGGAAAGAAGCTGTTCTGtcacaaaaaaaattatttgtttatttatttatttattttggtggAGAATTAAATGTAGTATGGTGGTCCTATGCACCCCTATGGCAGGATGTATGGAAGTTTGGATTTTGTATATATGAATTCTATA contains these protein-coding regions:
- the LOC112177887 gene encoding protein FAR1-RELATED SEQUENCE 4-like → MVDQAEGYVNVGFRGKDLYNKLDATRREIMFEGDTRAALACLNGKGDRDQRFFCKFSADEENCLCNLFWRDSTTLIKYGCFGDVFLFDNTYNTNCYEKPLVLFVGCSNHLTSVVFGCALLMDENIKSYTWVLGTFLSSMDGKKPKSVLANGDQAM